From the genome of Mycobacterium kansasii ATCC 12478:
GCTTGGAATTGCGCATCATGAAGCGCAGCAGCTCAAACTCGGTGGAGGTCAAGGAGATCGGTTCGCCGGCGCGAGCCACCTCGTGACTGTCCTCGTCGAGCACCAGATCTCCCACCACAAGTTGGGCACCGCTGTCGACGGTGGTGACGCCGGTGCGGCGCAGCAGCGCGCGCAGCCGCAGCACGACCTCCTCGATGCTGAACGGTTTGGTGACATAGTCGTCGCCGCCGGCGGTCAGCCCGGCGATGCGGTCTTCCACCGCATCCTTGGCCGTCAACAGCAGCACCGGCAGGCGGGGGTTCTCCCTACGTAACTTGTGCAGTACCTCCAGGCCGCTCATGTCGGGCAGCATCACGTCGAGTACGACGACGTCGGGCCGCGCGGCGCGGGCCGCTGCGATCGCCGATGCGCCGTCTTGCGCCGTGGTGATATTCCAGCCCTCATAGCGCAACGCCATCGAAACCATTTCGGCGAGAACGGGTTCGTCGTCAACGACCAGGACACTGATCGGTTGTCCGTCGGCGCGGGACATGACGACTCGCTCGACCGGAGTTCGCGGGCTCGTCACGATTCCCAGTATCCGCGCCGCACTGGGCCGACGCTATGCCGTTGCTATGCGCAAGCTGTGAAAGGTCGCGTGACCGCCGTGAGCACTGGCGGGCCACACGACCTTGGGCGCCGGGCGCTAGTACCAGTACCGCCGGCCGGCGACCGGGCGACCCATGGAGCCCAGAGCCCAGAGCACGGCTCCGATCACCAGCAAGATGATCCCGAGCACCGTCAGCAAATGGATGCCGAACACGAATCCGAGAATGAGCAAGATGGCACCGACGACGATCATGGCGACTTCCTTTACATTGAGGGG
Proteins encoded in this window:
- the tcrX gene encoding two-component system response regulator TcrX, with translation MSRADGQPISVLVVDDEPVLAEMVSMALRYEGWNITTAQDGASAIAAARAARPDVVVLDVMLPDMSGLEVLHKLRRENPRLPVLLLTAKDAVEDRIAGLTAGGDDYVTKPFSIEEVVLRLRALLRRTGVTTVDSGAQLVVGDLVLDEDSHEVARAGEPISLTSTEFELLRFMMRNSKRVLSKAQILDRVWSYDFGGRSNIVELYISYLRKKIDNGRAPMIHTLRGAGYVLKPAR
- a CDS encoding DUF6131 family protein, whose translation is MIVVGAILLILGFVFGIHLLTVLGIILLVIGAVLWALGSMGRPVAGRRYWY